One window of Oryza brachyantha chromosome 12, ObraRS2, whole genome shotgun sequence genomic DNA carries:
- the LOC102703085 gene encoding DEAD-box ATP-dependent RNA helicase 28, whose translation MDPDFRFDPDGSDDDGGAASAPGRRKPAQSPWEFSSYAESVAAEHARRRTTSIDEKITQALRGGGGGRPAIADGDSEGDEGSDVEDDSEDDEEEEVVEGEIDDEEDEVEESEDGDDGVEESDDEEAVDEEDGEGEEKSDEEEEGEQEQDGEEEGGDEEAEQEEEDTDKQGGAVNPSNFFASSEGASFHANSFLELNLSRPLLRACEALGYQKPTPIQAACIPLALTGRDICGSAITGSGKTAAFSLPVLERLLFRPKRVPAIRVLILTPTRELAAQVHSMIEKLAQFTDIRCCLIVGGLSTKVQEVALRSMPDIVVATPGRIIDHLRNSLSVGLEDLAILILDEADRLLELGFSAEIQELIRMCPRRRQTMLFSATMTEEINELVTLSLNKPVRLEADPSLKRPATLTEEVVRIRRAREANQEAVLLALCLKTFKDKVIIFSGTKHSAHRLKIIFGLSGMKAAELHGNLTQAQRLEALELFKKQEVDFLIATDVAARGIDIVGVRTVINFSCPRDVRTYLHRVGRTARAGREGYAVTFVTDDDRSLLKAIAKKAGSQLKSRIVAEKPVAECGKLIEQLEDQISTIIQEEREERILRKAEMEATKAENMIAHKDEIYSRPKRTWFATEKEKKFLAKAAKESTSQGKSNSGVISAQQAEDLRLKEKRRREREKNLPRKKRRRLEAEREMLEDESDGDEEAKESKGGKKTNKGQSLVDVAYRRAKSMKATGKRGAGTGKVKNDKKAKQHSEKGPTRQEEMQELFQNDMSEWKQGRSLKKNNAIRKKSKNSFKSKSRYKRRK comes from the exons ATGGACCCCGACTTCCGGTTCGACCCGGAcggctccgacgacgacggcggggccGCCTCGGCGCCCGGGAGGCGGAAGCCGGCGCAGTCGCCGTGGGAGTTCTCGTCCTACGCGGAGTCcgtggcggcggagcacgcgcgccgccgcaccaccTCCATCGACGAGAAGATCACCCAGGCCCTgcgtgggggcggcggcggacggcccgccatcgccgacggcGACTCCGAGGGCGATGAGGGCTCGGATGTGGAGGACGAtagcgaggacgacgaggaggaggaggtggtggagggggagatcgacgacgaggaggacgaggtggaggagagcgAGGATGGTGACGACGGGGTAGAGGagagcgacgacgaggaggcggtggaTGAGGAGGATGGCGAAGGGGAGGAGAAGAGTGACGAAGAAGAGGAGGGTGAGCAAGAGCAAGatggggaagaggaggggggagACGAGGAAGCTGAACAAGAG GAAGAAGACACGGACAAGCAAGGTGGTGCAGTTAACCCTTCCAATTTTTTTGCATCGTCCGAAGGAGCGTCATTCCATGCGAATTCGTTTCTTGAGCTGAACTTGTCACGGCCACTTCTTCGAGCCTGTGAAGCACTTGGCTACCAAAAACCAACACCAATCCAG GCTGCATGCATACCATTAGCATTAACTGGACGGGATATATGTGGTAGTGCGATAACAGGATCTGGAAAG ACAGCTGCTTTCTCATTACCTGTGCTGGAACGTCTACTTTTCCGGCCCAAACGTGTACCTGCAATTAGGGTGCTTATCCTCACTCCAACAAGAGAGCTGGCTGCTCA GGTCCATAGTATGATTGAGAAATTAGCACAATTTACTGACATCAGATGCTGTCTCATTGTTGGTGGACTTTCAACTAAG GTACAAGAGGTAGCTTTAAGGTCAATGCCTGACATTGTTGTAGCTACTCCTGGGCGTATAATAGATCATCTACGCAATTCCCTTTCCGTTGGGCTTGAAGACCTTGCAATCTTGATCCTTGATGAGGCTGATCGTTTGCTAGAACTCGGTTTCAGTGCTGAAATTCAGGAACTG ATTCGCATGTGCCCTAGAAGAAGACAGACAATGCTATTTTCTGCTACGATGACAGAAGAGATTAATGAGCTTGTGACACTTTCGCTGAACAAACCAGTCCGTCTAGAAGCTGATCCTTCTCTGAAACGGCCTGCGACATTGACAGAAGA GGTGGTTAGAATACGAAGAGCACGTGAAGCAAATCAAGAAGCTGTTCTGCTTGCTCTCTGTTTGAAGACTTTCAAGGATAAAGTAATCATTTTCAG TGGGACAAAGCATTCTGCTCACAgattgaaaataatatttggtCTTTCTGGGATGAAAGCTGCTGAACTTCATGGCAACCTTACACAGGCTCAGCGGCTTGAG GCTTTAgagctttttaaaaaacaagaagTGGACTTCCTGATTGCAACCGATGTTGCTGCTCGT GGGATTGATATTGTTGGTGTTCGGACTGTAATAAATTTTTCCTGCCCACGTGATGTCAGAAC TTATCTACATCGTGTGGGACGCACTGCTCGTGCAGGCAGAGAAGGATATGCTGTGACATTTGTTACTGATGATGATAGGTCCCTCCTAAAAGCTATT GCAAAGAAAGCTGGTTCACAGCTGAAAAGCCGCATTGTTGCAGAAAAGCCTGTGGCTGAGTGTGGAAAATTGATTGAGCAACTTGAAgatcaaatttctactataaTTCAAGAAGAAag ggagGAAAGAATATTAAGGAAAGCCGAAATGGAAGCTACAAAG GCAGAAAATATGATAGCTCATAAGGATGAGATATACTCACGCCCAAAGAGAACCTGGTTTGCTActgagaaggaaaagaaatttttGGCAAAGGCTGCTAAA GAATCTACAAGTCAAGGTAAGAGTAACTCTGGAGTTATTAGCGCTCAGCAAGCTGAAGATCTTCGTCTGAAGGAGAAAAGGAGAAGGGAGCGTGAG AAAAATCTACCTAGGAAGAAACGTAGACGGTTAGAGGCAGAACGGGAGATGCTAGAAGATGAGAGTGATGGTGATGAAGAAGCTAAG GAAAGCAAAGGTgggaagaaaacaaataaaggtCAATCTCTAGTCGATGTGGCTTATCGTAGAGCAAAATCAATGAAGGCCACCGGTAAAAGGGGTGCTGGCACTGGCAAAgtaaagaatgataaaaaggCAAAACAACATTCCGAAAAGGGCCCAACTAGGCAAGAGGAGATGCAAGAGTTGTTCCAAAATGATATGAGTGAATGGAAACAGGGTCGCTccttaaagaaaaacaatgctatacgaaagaaatcaaaaaattctTTCAAGAGCAAATCGAG GTACAAACGCCGAAAGTAG
- the LOC121055955 gene encoding uncharacterized protein LOC121055955 has protein sequence MERVGGGEKQLEDCSVSNALGTWFFSVAGALIAIPVGIKKKSLAPLVFFGTTGTMLDIIMGISQCEREHAERQMKLLEAQSLSASASTEGEN, from the exons atGGAGCgagtcggcggcggggagaaGCAGCTGGAGGACTGCTCCGTGTCCAA CGCCCTCGGAACATGGTTCTTCTCAGTTGCTGGTGCTCTTATTGCCATTCCTGTGGGAATAAAGAAGAAATCGTTGGCACCGCTGGTTTTCTTTGGCACCACTGGAACCATGCTTGACATCATCATGGGCATTAGCCAATGTGAGCGGGAGCATGCCGAGCGGCAGATGAAGCTTTTAGAAGCTCAAAGCCTTTCTGCGAGTGCTTCAACAGAGGGTGAAAACTGA